A region of Paractinoplanes abujensis DNA encodes the following proteins:
- a CDS encoding GAF and ANTAR domain-containing protein — MPPVDPESLASSLRRLATGPEHDVTAAIDEAVRACAALFSVSGGGLMIVDENSTLHYVAASDERGHVLEKAQSATGTGPCVEAFVRDEVVVANDLRSDPRWPEVTPVLTREGVLAVLGCPLRLGGVPVGTLDVYRNEPHTWDESERTALIRYSEVIEAMLSTALNAQRAGELAGQLQYALDYRVVIERAVGYLMAQHRVDSVTAFNVLRSTARDQRRKVADVAQELLDTGTITRR, encoded by the coding sequence ATGCCGCCCGTCGATCCCGAATCCCTCGCGAGCAGTCTGCGCCGCCTGGCCACCGGCCCCGAACACGACGTCACCGCCGCGATCGACGAGGCCGTCCGGGCCTGTGCCGCGTTGTTCTCGGTGAGCGGCGGCGGGCTGATGATAGTCGACGAGAACAGCACGCTGCACTACGTCGCGGCCAGCGACGAGCGTGGACACGTCCTCGAGAAGGCGCAGTCCGCCACGGGCACCGGTCCCTGCGTCGAAGCGTTCGTCCGCGACGAGGTCGTGGTCGCGAACGACCTCCGTTCCGACCCGCGGTGGCCTGAGGTGACGCCCGTGCTGACCCGCGAGGGTGTGCTCGCCGTGCTGGGCTGCCCGCTGCGGCTGGGCGGCGTGCCGGTGGGCACTCTCGACGTCTACCGCAACGAACCGCACACCTGGGACGAGTCGGAGCGGACCGCGCTGATCCGCTACAGCGAGGTCATCGAGGCGATGCTCAGCACCGCCCTGAATGCCCAGCGAGCGGGGGAGCTGGCTGGTCAGCTCCAGTACGCGCTGGACTATCGGGTGGTGATCGAGCGTGCCGTCGGCTACCTGATGGCCCAGCACCGGGTGGACTCCGTCACCGCCTTCAACGTCTTGCGCAGCACCGCCCGCGACCAGCGGCGCAAAGTCGCCGACGTGGCGCAGGAGCTGCTGGACACGGGCACGATCACCCGGCGCTGA
- a CDS encoding carbohydrate ABC transporter permease, whose amino-acid sequence MTVTRLRSGGGVQAPPPLRPRRRGIGWGQRLEIAALSGPAILVFVSFVIFPVLMAAYYGFYKWKGYGVPTNFVGLDNYKTILQDTAFHEALWHNAEILVLSLVLQGPVAIALALLLNRRMRGQSVIRVLIFVPYVISEVITGTAWALILQTNGAGNDILESIGLGGLTADWLADPKLAIWSLMFILTWKYVGFAVILFLAGMQNIPDELSEAAAVDGASFWQIQRHITLPLLGPTIRIWAFLSIIGSLQLFDLVYIIWGQYVASTAGTSTMATYMVVEGRNAANYGYGNAVAVVLFIISMVIALIYQRFVLRRDTEGALTGGS is encoded by the coding sequence GTGACGGTCACCCGTCTGCGGAGCGGAGGTGGCGTCCAGGCGCCGCCTCCGCTGCGCCCTCGCCGCCGCGGCATCGGCTGGGGACAGCGCCTCGAGATCGCGGCGCTGTCCGGCCCGGCGATCCTGGTCTTCGTCAGCTTCGTGATCTTCCCCGTGCTGATGGCCGCCTACTACGGCTTCTACAAGTGGAAGGGCTACGGCGTCCCGACCAACTTCGTCGGGCTCGACAACTACAAGACCATCCTGCAGGACACGGCGTTCCACGAGGCGCTGTGGCACAACGCCGAGATCCTGGTGCTGTCCCTGGTTCTGCAGGGCCCGGTGGCGATCGCGCTGGCCCTGCTGCTGAACCGGCGGATGCGGGGTCAGTCGGTCATCCGCGTGCTCATCTTCGTCCCGTACGTGATCTCCGAGGTCATCACGGGCACGGCGTGGGCGCTGATCCTGCAGACCAACGGCGCGGGCAACGACATCCTCGAGTCGATCGGACTGGGTGGACTGACGGCGGACTGGCTGGCCGACCCGAAGCTGGCCATCTGGTCACTGATGTTCATCCTGACCTGGAAGTACGTCGGGTTCGCGGTGATCCTGTTCCTGGCCGGCATGCAGAACATCCCCGACGAGCTGTCCGAGGCGGCGGCGGTCGACGGCGCGTCGTTCTGGCAGATCCAGCGGCACATCACGCTGCCTCTGCTCGGCCCGACCATCCGCATCTGGGCGTTCCTGTCGATCATCGGATCGCTGCAGCTGTTCGACCTCGTCTACATCATCTGGGGCCAGTACGTCGCCTCGACCGCAGGCACCTCGACCATGGCCACCTACATGGTCGTCGAGGGCCGGAACGCGGCCAACTACGGGTACGGCAACGCCGTGGCGGTCGTGCTCTTCATCATCTCGATGGTCATCGCGCTGATCTATCAGCGCTTCGTGCTGCGCCGCGACACCGAGGGCGCCCTCACCGGAGGAAGCTAG
- a CDS encoding ABC transporter substrate-binding protein, protein MAPRRFLAITAALTLSTAGLAACSGGDDDSGDSSSGGNVTMTLWHNSTTGPGKAFWDKAVADFKTVNPNVTIKIQSIQNEDLDGKLQTSLNSGSAPDIFLQRGGGKMAAMVEAGQLKDITDLVTPETKAAVGDAALGTGQLDGKTYAVPVSILPGGFWYSKDIFKKAGITATPTTMEELAAAAAKLKANGTPIALGAKDAWPAAHWYYFYALRACSKDSLDAAAKDKNFTDPCWTKAGNDLKAFADTQPFNNGFLTTSAQQGAGSSAGLVANGKAGMELMGSWDPGVIAGLTKDKKPLPDLGFFPFPAVSGGQGDPAAIMGGADGFSCSEKAPKECADFLNYILTKPLQEAYYKAFNSLPVSKEAQGAVTEDYLKAVLDAYNKAPYVSQWLDTIYGQNVGNALNVGVVNLLAGKGDVAGIIKATNDAAKKG, encoded by the coding sequence GTGGCACCCAGAAGATTTTTGGCCATCACTGCCGCCCTGACCTTGAGCACTGCGGGCCTGGCCGCCTGCAGCGGCGGCGACGACGACAGCGGCGATTCCAGCTCGGGCGGCAACGTCACGATGACGCTCTGGCACAACTCCACCACCGGTCCCGGCAAGGCGTTCTGGGACAAGGCGGTGGCCGACTTCAAGACGGTCAACCCGAACGTCACGATCAAGATCCAGTCGATCCAGAACGAGGACCTGGACGGCAAACTGCAGACGTCGCTGAACTCGGGATCGGCGCCCGACATCTTCCTGCAGCGCGGCGGCGGCAAGATGGCGGCCATGGTCGAGGCGGGTCAGCTGAAGGACATCACCGACCTCGTCACCCCGGAGACCAAGGCCGCGGTGGGTGATGCCGCCCTCGGCACCGGGCAGCTCGACGGCAAGACGTACGCGGTGCCGGTGTCGATCCTTCCCGGCGGCTTCTGGTACAGCAAAGACATCTTCAAGAAGGCGGGCATCACGGCCACGCCGACCACGATGGAGGAGCTGGCCGCGGCCGCAGCCAAGCTCAAGGCCAACGGAACGCCGATCGCCCTGGGCGCCAAGGACGCCTGGCCGGCCGCCCACTGGTACTACTTCTACGCCCTGCGCGCATGCAGCAAGGATTCACTCGACGCCGCGGCCAAGGACAAGAACTTCACCGATCCCTGCTGGACCAAGGCCGGCAACGACCTCAAGGCGTTCGCCGACACCCAGCCCTTCAACAACGGCTTCCTGACCACCTCGGCCCAGCAGGGCGCGGGCAGCTCGGCCGGCCTGGTCGCCAACGGCAAGGCGGGCATGGAGCTGATGGGCTCGTGGGACCCGGGCGTCATCGCCGGCCTCACCAAGGACAAGAAGCCGCTGCCCGACCTGGGCTTCTTCCCCTTCCCCGCGGTGTCCGGCGGCCAGGGTGACCCGGCGGCCATCATGGGCGGCGCCGACGGCTTCTCGTGCTCCGAGAAGGCGCCGAAGGAGTGCGCCGACTTCCTCAACTACATCCTCACCAAGCCCCTGCAGGAGGCGTACTACAAGGCCTTCAACTCGCTGCCGGTCAGCAAGGAGGCGCAGGGCGCGGTCACCGAGGACTACCTCAAGGCCGTCCTCGACGCCTACAACAAGGCGCCGTACGTCTCGCAGTGGCTCGACACGATCTACGGCCAGAACGTGGGCAACGCGCTGAACGTCGGGGTCGTCAACCTGCTCGCCGGCAAGGGCGACGTCGCCGGGATCATCAAGGCCACCAACGACGCGGCCAAGAAGGGCTGA
- a CDS encoding anti-sigma factor antagonist (This anti-anti-sigma factor, or anti-sigma factor antagonist, belongs to a family that includes characterized members SpoIIAA, RsbV, RsfA, and RsfB.), with product MTPFAVTKRNDGAGVYRLMVGGELDEDTSDGLVVVMANAAGQADVVEIVVDLRRVSFLAAAGIRALLHGRAAAAGRGCAFRVVNAAGIVLQVIKISGVHHILAVTTEPEAAATEHQPL from the coding sequence GTGACGCCCTTTGCCGTGACCAAGCGCAACGACGGAGCGGGTGTGTACCGGCTGATGGTGGGAGGTGAACTCGACGAGGACACCAGTGACGGCCTCGTCGTCGTGATGGCCAACGCCGCCGGGCAGGCCGACGTGGTGGAGATCGTCGTCGACCTGCGACGGGTCTCGTTCCTGGCCGCCGCCGGTATTCGCGCCCTGCTGCACGGACGTGCGGCCGCCGCGGGGCGCGGGTGCGCGTTCCGGGTCGTCAACGCCGCGGGAATCGTGTTGCAGGTCATCAAGATCAGCGGGGTCCACCACATCCTGGCGGTCACTACCGAACCGGAGGCCGCCGCTACCGAGCATCAGCCGCTGTGA
- a CDS encoding endo-1,4-beta-xylanase: MTAPQIDHRIGAAAVTVLDTEGRPLSHRDVVVEQRAHAFSFGNIGFELIPMANGEAGPSTANAGLWFDVFNTATLPFYWGPFEPERGRPGTERLRRTAEWFAAHGCRVKGHPLVWHTLTADWLRDRPADEVEAAVRARIRRETADFAGVIQAWDVVNEAVIMPVFRNERHRNAITRLAWERGRLALIRLAFTEARAAGPAVTLLLNDFDMSPAYECLIEGVLEAGVPVDAIGLQSHMHQGYWGEERTLATIERFARFGLPIHFTETTLLSGELMPSHIEDLNDYQVPSWPSTPDGEQRQADEIVRHYRTLLSHPAVHAITYWGLSDNDAWLGAPCGLIRADGTPKPAYEALRGLIKGEWWLPPTTMRTDAAGHVEVRGFYGEYRLSAAGRAASFPVTLPRTDVSLRLQGS, from the coding sequence GTGACGGCACCACAGATCGACCACCGGATCGGCGCAGCCGCAGTCACCGTGCTCGACACCGAGGGCCGGCCGCTGAGCCATCGCGACGTCGTCGTCGAGCAACGCGCCCACGCCTTCTCGTTCGGCAACATCGGCTTCGAGCTCATCCCCATGGCGAACGGGGAAGCCGGCCCGTCCACGGCGAACGCCGGCCTGTGGTTCGACGTCTTCAACACGGCGACCCTGCCCTTCTACTGGGGTCCCTTCGAGCCGGAACGGGGGCGGCCCGGCACCGAGCGGCTGCGCCGGACCGCGGAGTGGTTCGCCGCCCACGGGTGCCGGGTCAAGGGCCACCCTCTGGTGTGGCACACGCTGACGGCCGACTGGCTGCGCGACCGCCCGGCCGACGAGGTCGAGGCGGCCGTTCGCGCGCGCATCCGGCGGGAGACGGCCGACTTCGCCGGCGTGATCCAGGCCTGGGACGTGGTCAACGAGGCGGTGATCATGCCGGTGTTCCGCAACGAGCGGCATCGCAACGCGATCACGCGGCTGGCCTGGGAGCGGGGCCGGCTCGCCCTGATCCGCCTCGCCTTCACCGAGGCCCGTGCGGCCGGACCGGCGGTGACGCTGCTGCTCAACGACTTCGACATGTCCCCGGCGTACGAGTGCCTGATCGAGGGTGTCCTCGAGGCGGGCGTCCCGGTCGACGCCATCGGCCTGCAGAGCCACATGCACCAGGGCTATTGGGGCGAGGAGAGGACCCTGGCCACGATCGAGAGGTTCGCCCGGTTCGGGCTGCCCATCCACTTCACCGAGACCACGCTGCTCTCCGGCGAGCTGATGCCGTCCCACATCGAGGACCTCAACGACTACCAGGTCCCGTCGTGGCCGTCCACGCCGGACGGCGAACAGCGGCAGGCCGACGAGATCGTGCGGCACTACCGCACCCTGCTCTCGCATCCGGCGGTTCATGCGATCACCTACTGGGGTCTGTCGGACAACGACGCCTGGCTCGGTGCCCCGTGCGGGCTGATCCGGGCCGACGGCACCCCCAAACCCGCCTATGAGGCGTTGCGGGGCCTGATCAAGGGGGAGTGGTGGCTGCCGCCGACGACGATGCGCACCGACGCCGCCGGACACGTGGAGGTGCGGGGCTTCTACGGCGAATACCGGCTGAGCGCGGCCGGCCGCGCCGCGTCCTTCCCCGTCACCCTGCCCCGAACCGACGTGTCCCTGCGCCTGCAAGGCTCCTGA
- a CDS encoding sigma-70 family RNA polymerase sigma factor → MLTDHSGSSTRMLPPVELSDDLDVIAEQYVRERAGLDPVLARRLRDDVIRRLLPFAARLAARYRHRQESSDDLQQVARLGLVKAIDRYDPQRGSFTAYAVTTIDGELKRHFRDHTWSMQVPRRLQDLSRVAARAAEALTAELHRPPTEAELAARCGVTVAELAEASASRAGYRPMSLSLPVGDSGTALGDLLGGSDRDLELVADQLTLRRLIDRLSPRDKHILVQHYYGNRTQSEIAGELGISQMHVSRLINRTLAWLRTAMLTDEVPAWQPDGAGTPGAGPVLDIRRTATGSVRVVVLGEVDRDNADPLQRDLLRVIGRASAGTVVEIHLGGVPLLTAAGAWALRNAYDAGRVRRVAVSIVAAPPLLRQMAAVAGLGPMMTADGNV, encoded by the coding sequence ATGCTCACGGACCACAGTGGCAGTTCGACCCGGATGCTTCCGCCGGTCGAGCTTTCCGACGATCTCGACGTCATCGCCGAGCAGTACGTCCGCGAACGCGCCGGACTCGATCCGGTGCTGGCGCGCCGCTTGCGCGACGACGTCATCCGCCGGCTGCTGCCGTTCGCGGCCCGGTTGGCGGCCCGTTACCGGCACCGGCAGGAGTCCTCGGACGACCTGCAGCAGGTGGCCCGGCTCGGCCTCGTCAAGGCGATCGACCGCTACGACCCGCAGCGTGGATCGTTCACCGCGTACGCGGTCACCACCATCGACGGCGAGCTCAAACGCCATTTCCGTGATCACACCTGGAGCATGCAGGTGCCGCGCCGGTTGCAGGACCTGTCGCGGGTGGCCGCGCGGGCCGCCGAGGCGCTGACCGCGGAGCTGCACCGGCCGCCGACCGAGGCCGAACTGGCGGCGCGCTGCGGCGTCACCGTGGCCGAGCTGGCCGAGGCGTCAGCTTCCCGCGCCGGCTATCGGCCCATGTCGCTGAGCCTGCCCGTCGGCGACTCCGGCACGGCCCTCGGTGATCTGCTCGGCGGCTCCGACCGGGACCTCGAACTGGTCGCCGACCAGCTGACCCTGCGCCGCCTGATCGATCGGCTGTCCCCGCGGGACAAACACATCCTGGTCCAGCACTACTACGGCAACCGCACCCAGTCGGAGATCGCCGGCGAGCTGGGCATCTCGCAGATGCACGTGTCCCGGCTGATCAACCGCACTCTGGCCTGGCTGCGGACGGCCATGCTGACCGACGAGGTGCCGGCCTGGCAGCCCGACGGAGCCGGCACGCCCGGTGCGGGCCCGGTTCTGGACATCCGCCGGACGGCCACCGGATCCGTACGGGTCGTCGTGCTCGGCGAGGTCGATCGCGACAACGCCGACCCGCTGCAACGCGACCTGCTGCGGGTGATCGGCCGGGCGTCCGCGGGCACCGTGGTGGAGATCCACCTCGGTGGAGTGCCGCTGCTGACCGCGGCCGGAGCCTGGGCGCTGCGGAACGCCTACGACGCCGGCCGCGTCCGTCGCGTCGCCGTCAGCATCGTGGCCGCGCCGCCGCTCCTGCGTCAGATGGCCGCGGTGGCCGGGCTGGGCCCGATGATGACAGCGGACGGCAACGTTTGA
- a CDS encoding carbohydrate ABC transporter permease: protein MARRTPIVYLVALLLIGLMLGPVIYIIVGGFRTNSQITVSPAGLPDPWVTENYTEILASDAFWRQVGNSTIAAVVTTVAVVTLGVMASYVLARYRFRGRGAMYALFAAGLMFPATVAITPLYILIKNLGLVNTLPGVILPQIAFGLPTTIIILVPFLRAIPKEIEEAAMIDRCSRLGFFWRMVLPLSVPGLITTGILAFIGSWNSYLLPLFILNDQDTFTLPLGVQAFASQYSVDTARVLAFTSLSMIPALVFFSLFERRIVGGLTGAVKG, encoded by the coding sequence ATGGCCCGGCGCACCCCGATCGTGTACCTCGTCGCGCTGCTGCTGATCGGCCTCATGCTCGGGCCGGTCATCTACATCATCGTCGGCGGGTTCCGGACCAACTCGCAGATCACCGTCTCGCCGGCCGGCCTGCCCGACCCGTGGGTGACCGAGAACTACACCGAGATCCTGGCCAGCGACGCCTTCTGGCGCCAGGTCGGCAACTCGACGATCGCGGCCGTCGTCACGACCGTCGCCGTCGTCACGCTGGGCGTGATGGCCAGCTATGTGCTGGCCCGCTACCGGTTCCGCGGCCGCGGGGCGATGTACGCGTTGTTCGCCGCCGGGCTGATGTTCCCGGCCACGGTCGCCATCACTCCGCTCTACATCCTGATCAAGAACCTGGGCCTGGTGAACACGCTGCCCGGGGTGATCCTGCCCCAGATCGCCTTCGGGCTGCCGACCACGATCATCATCCTGGTCCCGTTCCTGCGGGCCATCCCCAAGGAGATCGAGGAGGCCGCGATGATCGACCGGTGCAGCCGGCTCGGCTTCTTCTGGCGCATGGTGCTGCCGCTGTCGGTGCCCGGCCTGATCACCACCGGCATTCTGGCCTTCATCGGCAGCTGGAACAGCTATCTGCTGCCGCTGTTCATCCTCAACGACCAGGACACGTTCACCCTGCCGCTGGGGGTGCAGGCCTTCGCCTCGCAGTACTCGGTCGACACGGCCCGGGTGCTGGCCTTCACGTCACTGTCGATGATCCCGGCGCTGGTCTTCTTCAGCCTGTTCGAGCGGCGCATCGTCGGCGGCCTGACCGGCGCGGTCAAGGGCTGA
- a CDS encoding STAS domain-containing protein: MVDDGSPLDVRLRERDGDAMVVTVTGEVDADNNDQLRQQILDLIPRGAADVALDLSGLSFLSSAGIQTLLECHEKVSRQGGRFVVSRAHDNVRQVLVICELTEFFQLTAADAR, encoded by the coding sequence ATGGTGGACGACGGTTCGCCGCTCGACGTCCGGCTGCGCGAGCGGGACGGTGATGCGATGGTGGTGACGGTGACCGGTGAGGTCGATGCCGACAATAATGATCAACTAAGGCAGCAAATCCTGGACCTGATTCCCCGCGGCGCGGCCGATGTCGCGCTCGATCTGAGCGGGCTGAGCTTCCTCAGCTCGGCCGGTATCCAGACGCTGCTCGAGTGCCATGAGAAGGTCTCGCGGCAGGGCGGGCGGTTCGTCGTCAGCCGTGCCCACGATAACGTCCGGCAAGTGCTGGTCATCTGCGAGCTGACGGAGTTCTTCCAGCTCACAGCGGCTGATGCTCGGTAG
- a CDS encoding GAF domain-containing protein: MPVDHRALSSSLGGLLRAVDLPVTTGSAALVGHLNGVLEAAQDVLQIDATGLMLLDEDQHLRLVGVSGPAAETLERGQLEQGQGPGIDCVARNTTVEVGDLGGAGAYAGLWEWLTAHAGDGHPARSVLSAPVRVAGAVVGTLNALRTGPQPWTADDIAAAEAYSGIIGVLLRLQSGSGGGPLRPGRPPEPAGGR, translated from the coding sequence GTGCCCGTAGACCACCGTGCGCTCTCGTCGTCCCTGGGCGGCCTGTTACGAGCCGTGGACCTCCCGGTTACCACCGGCAGCGCCGCGCTGGTCGGCCACCTCAACGGGGTGCTGGAGGCGGCCCAGGACGTGCTGCAGATCGACGCGACCGGCCTGATGCTCCTCGACGAGGACCAGCACCTGCGGCTCGTCGGCGTCTCCGGACCGGCGGCGGAGACCCTGGAACGCGGCCAGCTCGAGCAGGGCCAGGGGCCCGGCATCGACTGCGTCGCGCGGAACACAACCGTGGAGGTCGGTGACCTCGGTGGTGCCGGGGCGTATGCCGGGCTGTGGGAGTGGCTGACCGCGCACGCGGGTGACGGCCACCCGGCGCGGTCGGTGTTGTCGGCGCCGGTGCGGGTCGCGGGCGCGGTCGTCGGCACGCTCAACGCCCTGCGGACGGGGCCGCAACCGTGGACTGCCGACGACATCGCGGCCGCGGAGGCGTACTCCGGGATCATCGGGGTGTTGCTGCGCCTGCAGTCCGGGAGCGGCGGAGGGCCTCTGCGTCCCGGGCGCCCGCCCGAGCCGGCCGGGGGGCGTTGA